In Haloimpatiens massiliensis, the following are encoded in one genomic region:
- a CDS encoding flagellar assembly protein A: MEVLRFTFKTLEECIKEACKELNISEDKLEYTVIENKRGLFKSKATIEVRVEENENPNDEIEESKRENMENKNDIKELDRNNGTVRVENGKIIVNDIIGEEKKPCIIPPENLSIFVDGNEIKGSTELSENSVIKICQKEEIPQRFLNIEIDNNRMHAFVTIKYVPQYIYTLKDAQKTTVLRLEEEISEENYPPIYSEEEIIEALNSKNIVFGIIKESVNKCLDKAGVEEVLIAEGIPFVPDEEDVIDIKFKGHDLADKISDEVQKVDFKNLHSIKEVKRGDIIAVKHTGKEGQDGVNILGKEVKRPKNKKKLLKVGQGALINGDTVIAGIEGKPVYKNGIFYVFPVHEVVDDVDISTGNIDFIGEVIIHGNVKEGMEVKAHGKITIDKNVAESKLFSKSDISVEKNIISSEIIGGGEDVDILNIIDCLEKMKDNVQELLVAAEQIRNLTNNDSKDGEIIKVLIENKFKNIPKLYFKLLRYKNVGNEEKNEVLEVIKNKLIGLGPIEIKGISELYKIIEIIEDKLKSLNKEVTLPVNVSIGYSQDSVIKSSGSIYINGKGEYVSEILAKREVIFTNDNAVARGGIIEANNKIECAEVGSEGGVITKLQVGKKGHIYAKKAYQNTVFLVGSREYVLDTYSRDIHVYLDSEGEIVIEKLNA; the protein is encoded by the coding sequence ATGGAGGTATTGAGGTTTACATTTAAGACATTGGAAGAATGTATTAAAGAGGCTTGTAAAGAGCTTAATATATCAGAGGATAAATTGGAATACACTGTAATAGAAAACAAAAGAGGGTTATTTAAAAGTAAAGCAACAATAGAAGTAAGAGTGGAAGAAAATGAAAATCCAAATGATGAAATAGAAGAAAGTAAAAGGGAAAACATGGAAAATAAAAATGATATAAAAGAATTAGATAGAAATAATGGAACAGTAAGGGTTGAAAATGGGAAAATAATTGTTAATGATATTATTGGTGAAGAGAAAAAACCTTGTATTATTCCACCTGAAAATTTAAGTATATTTGTAGATGGAAATGAGATTAAAGGATCAACAGAATTGAGCGAAAATAGCGTAATTAAGATTTGTCAAAAAGAAGAAATACCCCAAAGATTTTTAAATATAGAAATAGATAATAATAGAATGCATGCATTTGTAACAATAAAATACGTACCTCAATATATATATACGCTTAAGGATGCTCAAAAAACAACTGTTTTAAGATTAGAAGAAGAAATATCAGAAGAAAATTATCCTCCGATATATAGTGAAGAGGAAATAATAGAGGCTTTAAATAGTAAAAATATAGTTTTTGGAATAATTAAGGAAAGCGTAAATAAGTGCTTAGATAAAGCAGGAGTAGAAGAAGTTTTAATAGCAGAAGGAATTCCTTTTGTACCAGATGAAGAAGATGTTATAGATATAAAATTTAAAGGGCATGATTTAGCGGACAAGATATCAGATGAAGTGCAAAAGGTAGACTTTAAAAATTTGCATTCCATAAAAGAAGTTAAGAGAGGCGATATAATAGCAGTAAAGCATACTGGAAAAGAAGGCCAAGATGGAGTTAACATATTAGGCAAAGAAGTAAAAAGACCCAAAAATAAGAAAAAACTTTTAAAAGTAGGACAAGGTGCCTTAATTAATGGGGATACAGTCATTGCAGGTATAGAAGGAAAACCAGTTTATAAAAATGGAATATTTTATGTTTTCCCAGTACATGAAGTTGTAGATGATGTGGATATTTCTACTGGGAATATAGACTTTATAGGTGAAGTGATAATACATGGAAATGTAAAGGAAGGTATGGAAGTTAAGGCACATGGGAAAATCACAATAGATAAAAATGTAGCTGAAAGTAAATTATTTAGCAAAAGTGATATAAGCGTAGAAAAAAATATTATATCCTCTGAAATTATTGGTGGAGGCGAAGATGTAGATATTTTAAATATAATAGATTGCTTAGAAAAAATGAAAGATAATGTACAAGAATTATTAGTAGCAGCAGAACAAATAAGGAATTTAACTAATAATGATAGTAAGGATGGGGAAATAATTAAGGTACTTATAGAAAATAAATTTAAGAATATACCTAAGTTATATTTTAAATTGCTAAGATATAAAAATGTTGGCAATGAAGAAAAAAATGAAGTATTAGAAGTAATAAAAAATAAGTTAATAGGATTAGGCCCTATAGAAATAAAAGGTATCTCTGAATTATATAAAATAATTGAAATAATAGAAGATAAATTAAAAAGTTTAAATAAAGAGGTGACTTTGCCAGTTAATGTGAGTATAGGATACTCTCAGGATAGCGTAATTAAAAGTTCTGGAAGCATATATATAAATGGAAAAGGAGAGTATGTTTCTGAGATTTTGGCTAAACGTGAAGTGATATTTACAAATGACAATGCTGTAGCTAGAGGGGGCATAATTGAAGCAAATAATAAAATAGAATGTGCTGAAGTAGGTAGCGAAGGCGGAGTAATAACAAAACTTCAAGTTGGAAAAAAAGGTCATATATATGCAAAAAAAGCTTATCAAAACACTGTTTTTCTTGTGGGAAGTAGAGAATATGTATTAGATACATATAGCAGGGATATACACGTTTATTTAGATTCTGAAGGAGAAATCGTTATTGAAAAGTTAAATGCATAG
- a CDS encoding protein-glutamate methylesterase/protein-glutamine glutaminase, whose protein sequence is MERKKVMVVDDSALMRKIISDMINEQEDMEVVATGRNGGELLEKIHKINPDVITMDLEMPKMDGMTALNNLKNKNIQIPVIILSSISNRGANMTMDCLEKGAFDFLAKPSGNISLDIKKVKDDLIEKIRVAYSSKRQNAEKINIKHKEINSNEKFGKTHTSCNKVKAVAIGASTGGPKALYSVITRLPRNIGVPIFVVQHMPVGFTKAFSERLDKNSELKVVEASEGENIENDTVYIAPGGFHMVVGLDKKIHLNKEPSIWGVRPAVDKLFFSAADLYRCNLLSAVLTGMGKDGAEGTAYIKEKGGITISEDESTCTIYGMPKAAYETGKVDMVLPLDAIADEIIKIVSNKER, encoded by the coding sequence TTGGAAAGAAAAAAAGTTATGGTAGTTGATGATTCAGCCCTTATGAGAAAAATAATTTCAGATATGATTAATGAACAAGAGGACATGGAAGTAGTGGCTACAGGAAGAAATGGTGGAGAATTATTAGAAAAAATACATAAAATAAATCCTGATGTAATAACAATGGATTTAGAAATGCCTAAAATGGATGGTATGACAGCTTTGAATAATTTGAAAAACAAGAACATACAAATTCCTGTAATAATATTAAGTAGCATATCTAATAGAGGAGCAAATATGACTATGGATTGTTTAGAGAAAGGGGCTTTTGATTTTTTAGCAAAACCTTCAGGAAACATTTCTCTAGACATAAAAAAGGTGAAGGATGATCTTATAGAAAAAATAAGAGTAGCATATTCATCTAAAAGACAAAATGCTGAGAAAATAAATATTAAGCATAAGGAAATAAACAGTAATGAAAAATTTGGAAAAACACATACATCTTGCAATAAAGTGAAAGCAGTTGCAATAGGAGCATCTACAGGTGGACCAAAGGCGTTATATAGTGTAATAACCCGTTTGCCTAGAAACATAGGTGTACCAATATTTGTAGTACAACATATGCCTGTAGGATTTACTAAAGCTTTTTCCGAAAGATTAGATAAAAACAGTGAATTAAAAGTAGTAGAAGCAAGTGAAGGTGAAAACATAGAAAATGATACTGTGTATATAGCTCCAGGTGGATTTCACATGGTAGTAGGATTAGACAAAAAAATTCATTTAAACAAGGAACCAAGCATTTGGGGAGTTAGGCCAGCAGTAGATAAATTGTTTTTTTCAGCTGCAGATTTATACCGTTGCAATCTTTTAAGTGCTGTACTTACCGGTATGGGAAAAGATGGGGCAGAGGGAACGGCGTATATAAAAGAAAAAGGAGGGATTACCATATCTGAGGATGAATCTACATGTACCATATACGGTATGCCCAAAGCAGCATATGAAACAGGAAAAGTGGACATGGTTTTGCCTCTCGATGCCATAGCGGATGAAATAATTAAAATCGTAAGCAATAAGGAGAGATAG
- a CDS encoding CheR family methyltransferase — MDLFEFEKWVFREFNIDLSAYKSNQLHRRIESLMSRVGVKSVDEYTRVLKTDPKQKEKFLDFITINVTEFFRNPEIFDELSKVLKEELLPLKRPLKIWSAACSTGAEPYSLAMILNELNPGVRHKILATDIDKNILEKAKKGEYGESEIKNIKNVYLDKYFKKLDDKYIISDSIKSMVNFKKHDLILDNYENNFDLIVCRNVVIYFKPEIKNSIYSKFGKSMNKGALLFVGATESIYNYRDFGFEKSSTFIYKKA, encoded by the coding sequence GTGGATTTGTTTGAATTTGAAAAATGGGTGTTTAGGGAGTTTAACATAGATTTATCTGCATATAAGTCAAATCAATTACATAGAAGAATTGAAAGCCTTATGTCTAGAGTAGGAGTGAAATCTGTAGATGAGTATACTAGAGTTTTAAAAACTGATCCTAAACAAAAAGAAAAATTCTTGGATTTTATAACTATAAATGTAACGGAGTTCTTTAGAAATCCTGAGATATTTGATGAATTATCAAAAGTATTAAAAGAAGAGCTTTTGCCACTTAAAAGACCTCTTAAGATATGGAGTGCTGCTTGTTCTACTGGAGCTGAACCATATTCATTAGCCATGATTTTAAATGAATTAAATCCTGGGGTAAGACACAAAATTTTAGCTACAGATATAGACAAAAATATATTGGAGAAAGCTAAAAAAGGTGAATATGGTGAATCTGAAATTAAAAATATAAAAAATGTATATCTAGATAAATATTTTAAAAAACTAGACGATAAATATATTATAAGTGATAGTATAAAAAGCATGGTTAATTTTAAAAAGCATGATTTAATATTAGACAACTATGAAAATAATTTTGATCTTATAGTTTGTAGAAATGTGGTTATATATTTTAAACCTGAAATTAAAAATTCCATATATAGTAAATTTGGAAAGTCTATGAATAAAGGAGCACTTTTATTTGTAGGAGCTACAGAAAGCATATATAACTATAGAGATTTCGGCTTTGAAAAATCTTCTACATTCATTTATAAGAAAGCTTAG
- a CDS encoding chemotaxis protein CheW, with protein MNEEDIKVLIFNINNEYYAADIMEVERILGYKVPTKLPDAPDFVKGVINYEERILPVISLAKKFNLHEENISDDSKIIVAKNCDEKIGIIVDVVSEVKDVKNVHIEDAPDIAASISSRYIKGLIKLDGKIIIFLRLASILSDEEKEKIMNK; from the coding sequence ATGAATGAAGAAGATATAAAAGTACTGATATTTAATATTAATAATGAATATTATGCTGCAGACATAATGGAGGTTGAAAGAATACTAGGATATAAAGTTCCTACTAAACTTCCTGATGCGCCTGATTTTGTTAAAGGCGTTATAAATTATGAAGAAAGGATTCTTCCTGTAATATCTTTAGCAAAAAAGTTTAATTTGCATGAGGAAAATATTTCAGATGATAGTAAAATAATTGTTGCAAAGAATTGTGATGAAAAAATAGGTATAATTGTAGATGTTGTGTCAGAAGTTAAAGATGTAAAAAATGTTCATATAGAAGATGCACCTGATATAGCGGCATCCATATCTAGTAGATATATAAAAGGACTTATAAAGTTAGATGGAAAAATAATAATATTTCTAAGATTAGCATCGATACTTAGTGATGAAGAAAAGGAAAAAATTATGAATAAATAA
- a CDS encoding chemotaxis protein CheW: MQVVVFKLQDEEFAVETAKIQSISDTMEITRVPKAPDYIRGLINLRGNIITLLNLKLLLDIESNDVEQENIIIVSINEESIGIIVDVVEEVLEIEESVIESVSEKDKKEYIKGIINFKNRIVTLIDIDKLVLN, translated from the coding sequence ATGCAAGTTGTGGTATTTAAGCTTCAGGATGAAGAATTTGCAGTGGAAACCGCAAAAATTCAAAGTATAAGTGATACTATGGAAATTACTAGGGTGCCTAAGGCACCCGACTACATAAGGGGTTTAATAAATTTAAGAGGAAATATAATTACTCTTTTAAATTTAAAGTTACTTTTAGATATAGAAAGTAATGATGTAGAACAAGAGAATATAATAATAGTATCTATAAATGAGGAATCTATAGGTATAATTGTAGATGTAGTAGAGGAAGTTTTAGAAATAGAAGAAAGTGTCATAGAAAGTGTAAGTGAAAAAGATAAAAAGGAATATATAAAAGGAATTATTAATTTCAAAAATAGAATAGTTACTTTAATTGATATAGATAAACTAGTTCTAAATTAA
- a CDS encoding chemotaxis protein CheD, translated as MELQDIRIGIADLNVVCSPNRLITVGLGSCIGIALYDSVSKIGGLAHIMLPDSKKFSNVTNPAKFADLAIPILVKNMINKGAKEKNLKAKIAGGASMFNFSDKSMIMDIGNRNSQCVIKTLNDMSIPIISQDVGGNKGRTMILYTENGLVEIKTVGIGTRQI; from the coding sequence ATGGAATTACAGGACATAAGAATTGGAATAGCAGACTTAAATGTTGTATGTTCTCCTAATAGACTTATAACTGTGGGACTAGGTTCTTGTATAGGGATAGCTTTATATGACAGTGTAAGTAAAATAGGAGGACTTGCACACATTATGTTGCCAGATAGCAAGAAGTTTTCCAATGTAACTAATCCAGCTAAGTTTGCAGATTTAGCTATTCCAATATTAGTGAAAAACATGATAAACAAAGGTGCTAAAGAAAAAAATTTAAAAGCAAAAATAGCTGGTGGAGCTTCAATGTTTAATTTTTCTGATAAAAGTATGATAATGGATATAGGAAATAGGAATAGTCAATGTGTAATTAAAACTTTAAATGATATGTCAATACCTATTATCTCACAGGATGTAGGGGGGAATAAAGGCAGAACCATGATACTATATACTGAAAACGGACTTGTAGAAATTAAAACAGTCGGTATAGGCACGAGACAAATATAG
- a CDS encoding aminotransferase class IV: MSECIENFYILNGEVKDSSSFDGKYLKEGKALYEVIRIIDGIPLYLEKHLERLQNTAKLSQDKLWLTIDEIKISMKRLIEINKVKEGNIKMVFNFNESNNFLVYFVKHSYPTKQMYSEGVKTILYHGERNNPNAKVIDMDFRSKVTEEINKSNAFEAILVDREGNITEGSKSNIFMIQGSEVITSSCDKVLPGVTRAMIIDVCSNMGIKVREEKFHYNNINKLDALFVSGTSPKVLPIKQVGELCFDSSENNILNKIREGYDRDIKNYIKEKTRN, from the coding sequence ATGTCTGAGTGCATAGAGAATTTTTATATATTGAATGGTGAAGTTAAAGATAGTAGTAGCTTTGATGGAAAATATTTAAAGGAGGGAAAAGCACTATATGAAGTTATAAGAATAATAGATGGGATTCCACTTTATTTAGAAAAGCATCTAGAAAGGCTTCAGAACACTGCTAAATTGTCACAAGATAAATTATGGCTTACTATTGATGAAATAAAGATTAGTATGAAGAGGCTTATAGAAATTAATAAAGTAAAAGAAGGAAACATTAAAATGGTTTTTAATTTTAATGAAAGCAATAATTTTCTGGTTTATTTTGTAAAGCATAGTTATCCAACGAAGCAGATGTACAGTGAAGGCGTAAAGACTATATTGTATCATGGGGAAAGAAATAATCCAAATGCTAAAGTAATAGACATGGATTTTAGAAGTAAAGTTACAGAAGAAATAAATAAAAGCAACGCTTTTGAAGCCATATTAGTTGATAGAGAGGGTAATATAACTGAAGGTAGTAAGTCAAATATATTTATGATACAAGGAAGTGAAGTTATAACTTCGTCATGTGATAAAGTGCTTCCAGGTGTAACAAGGGCTATGATTATAGATGTGTGTAGTAATATGGGTATAAAAGTTAGGGAAGAAAAGTTCCATTATAATAATATAAATAAATTGGATGCTCTATTTGTATCAGGAACTTCTCCAAAGGTATTACCTATAAAGCAAGTAGGGGAACTTTGTTTTGATTCATCAGAGAATAATATTTTAAATAAGATACGAGAGGGGTATGATAGGGATATTAAAAATTATATAAAAGAAAAAACTAGAAATTAA
- the fliM gene encoding flagellar motor switch protein FliM has protein sequence MAEVLSQGEIDALLSALSSGELEPEQLAKQEEHKVKKYDFRSPQKFSKDHIRTLELVHDNYARIISSYLSAHLRTNVKVKIMSVQQITYEEFIHSVPNPTILTAFNMSPLSGSILFEANPEFVFKVLDILLGGSGVKEFKMREFTDIDKNIIRNVNDGLISNLKLAWEDILDVVDPEIESLETNPALNQTLAPNEPVALITFSVDMVDSNSFINICIPYLSIEKVLDKLVVQYWFKESDDAFKEDSREKIKDRLNIVDVQIKTLLGKCSLTVEDFLRLNVGDVITLDQKTSEPVEILIGEQAHYYGKVGIIGKNKGVQILDIKDVENYG, from the coding sequence ATGGCAGAGGTTTTAAGTCAAGGTGAGATAGATGCTCTCTTGTCTGCCTTATCTTCTGGTGAGTTAGAGCCAGAACAACTGGCCAAACAGGAAGAACATAAAGTTAAAAAGTATGATTTTAGAAGTCCTCAAAAATTTTCTAAAGACCATATAAGAACATTAGAACTGGTTCATGATAATTATGCCAGGATAATATCAAGTTATTTATCTGCTCATTTAAGAACAAATGTTAAGGTTAAGATAATGTCTGTTCAACAGATAACCTATGAAGAATTTATTCATTCCGTACCAAATCCAACTATACTTACAGCGTTTAACATGAGTCCTTTAAGTGGTTCTATACTCTTTGAGGCTAATCCTGAATTTGTATTTAAAGTATTAGATATACTTTTGGGTGGTAGTGGAGTGAAAGAATTTAAAATGAGGGAATTCACGGATATTGATAAAAATATAATAAGAAATGTTAATGATGGATTAATATCAAATTTGAAGTTGGCATGGGAAGATATACTTGATGTAGTAGATCCTGAAATAGAGAGTTTGGAAACTAATCCAGCTTTAAATCAGACTCTTGCCCCTAATGAGCCAGTGGCCCTTATAACATTTTCTGTGGATATGGTAGATAGCAATTCATTTATAAACATCTGCATACCTTATTTAAGTATTGAAAAGGTATTAGATAAATTAGTTGTTCAATATTGGTTTAAAGAAAGTGACGATGCTTTTAAAGAAGATTCACGAGAAAAAATTAAAGATAGGCTAAATATAGTTGATGTACAAATTAAAACTTTACTTGGTAAGTGTTCTTTAACTGTAGAAGATTTTTTAAGGCTTAATGTAGGAGACGTAATAACCTTAGATCAAAAGACAAGTGAGCCTGTGGAAATTTTAATAGGAGAGCAAGCTCACTATTATGGTAAAGTGGGGATAATAGGAAAGAATAAAGGTGTACAAATATTAGATATTAAGGATGTGGAAAATTATGGCTAA
- a CDS encoding HAD-IB family hydrolase: MEKLAIFDVDYTLTKRETAMEFMFFMMKKNPKFIIHFPKSVISALLYAIKIYDAGKAKEKFLGFIDGIEEKHMQDTVKEFYKKRLSKILYKDAIATMKKLKAEGYRIILISASAEFYLNQLYNIKEVDKVMGTRFEVVDGKHGSRIIGVNCKGEEKVKRLKEYIKKEGIQVDFKNSYMFSDSMADLPLFKLVGKPYLINARKKRNNIEVLYWK, encoded by the coding sequence ATGGAAAAATTAGCTATATTTGATGTGGATTACACTCTAACTAAAAGAGAAACAGCTATGGAATTTATGTTTTTTATGATGAAGAAAAATCCTAAATTTATAATTCATTTTCCTAAAAGTGTTATATCGGCACTACTATATGCTATAAAAATATATGATGCAGGTAAAGCTAAAGAAAAATTTTTGGGATTTATAGATGGCATTGAAGAGAAGCATATGCAAGATACAGTAAAAGAATTTTATAAAAAAAGATTAAGTAAAATACTTTATAAAGATGCTATAGCAACTATGAAAAAACTAAAAGCTGAAGGATATAGAATAATTCTCATATCAGCTTCCGCTGAGTTTTATTTAAATCAATTATATAATATAAAAGAAGTAGATAAGGTAATGGGAACAAGGTTTGAAGTAGTAGATGGAAAGCATGGAAGTAGAATAATAGGTGTAAATTGTAAAGGTGAAGAAAAGGTAAAAAGATTAAAAGAATATATTAAAAAAGAAGGAATACAGGTGGATTTCAAGAATTCTTATATGTTTTCAGATTCTATGGCAGATTTACCATTATTTAAATTAGTTGGTAAACCTTATTTAATTAATGCAAGGAAAAAGAGAAATAATATAGAAGTATTATATTGGAAGTAA
- a CDS encoding chemotaxis protein CheA produces MDTSQYMSMFLEESMDNLQVLNDSLLQLEQDPEDIDKLNEIFRIAHTLKGMSATMGFNDIADLTHKMEDVLTEFREGSIKADQQVVTILFKCLDTLERMVSNISDGIEEDIPIDHIIEQLHSLTEHGDSDEKNKEKEQCNEESFDKQDDGESEIELNEYEMSVIKQAKERQYKAYEIHILLNENTLLKSARAFLIFKDLEDYGEIIKSIPCTEDIESENFDLSMELIYLTKRHGDEVYDSLMHISEIDKVVVKEVQGSKESSQEIEEKKPIEKSVESSKKRPKNKSVSDNQTHHKKNHQSVRVDLERLDKFMNMVSELVIHRTRLEQIGEEVKVPELNETLEQVARTTSDLQDLVMKIRMLPLEVVFSRFPRMIRDLSVELNREMELIIEGQETELDRTVIDEIGEPLIHLLRNAADHGIEDKEERIKKGKDPVGKIKLVAYQEGTKAVIKVSDDGKGLDPEKIKQKAEKLGINTEGMTDTDINNLIFMQGFSTNEEVTDISGRGVGMDVVKTKISSLGGTLDLVSEIDKGTTFIITLPLTLQIIQALLVKVGDENMAISLGYIDRVIDYHEEKVKKSNNKEVIIYSDKVIPLVRVNEKLGMPCKQEGKKYIIIVRVGEKTSGLLVDSLLGQQEIVIKPLGKTLQSLKEYIGATILGGKVTLILDVSSLV; encoded by the coding sequence ATGGATACTTCTCAGTATATGTCTATGTTTTTGGAAGAATCTATGGATAATCTTCAAGTTCTAAATGATTCATTATTACAACTAGAACAAGACCCAGAGGATATTGATAAGTTAAATGAAATCTTTAGAATAGCGCATACTCTAAAAGGTATGTCTGCAACTATGGGCTTTAATGATATTGCAGATTTAACTCATAAAATGGAGGATGTACTTACAGAATTTAGAGAAGGAAGTATAAAGGCTGATCAACAAGTAGTAACTATACTTTTTAAATGTTTAGATACTTTAGAAAGGATGGTAAGTAATATATCAGATGGTATAGAGGAAGATATTCCAATAGATCATATAATAGAACAGCTACATAGTTTAACTGAACATGGAGATAGTGATGAAAAGAATAAGGAAAAAGAGCAATGTAATGAAGAAAGTTTTGATAAACAGGATGATGGAGAATCAGAAATAGAATTGAATGAATATGAAATGAGTGTAATAAAACAGGCTAAGGAAAGACAATATAAAGCTTATGAAATTCATATACTTTTAAATGAAAATACTCTTTTGAAATCAGCTAGAGCATTTTTAATATTTAAAGATCTAGAAGACTATGGAGAAATTATAAAATCAATACCTTGTACTGAAGATATTGAAAGTGAAAATTTTGATTTATCCATGGAACTTATATATTTAACTAAAAGACATGGGGATGAGGTATATGATTCCTTAATGCATATATCTGAGATCGATAAAGTAGTTGTAAAAGAAGTACAGGGAAGTAAAGAGTCTTCACAAGAAATTGAAGAGAAAAAACCAATAGAAAAAAGTGTAGAAAGTAGTAAAAAAAGACCCAAAAATAAATCTGTAAGTGATAACCAAACTCATCATAAAAAGAACCATCAATCAGTAAGAGTTGATTTAGAAAGATTAGATAAATTTATGAATATGGTTTCAGAACTAGTTATACATAGAACAAGATTGGAACAAATTGGTGAAGAAGTTAAAGTTCCAGAATTAAATGAAACCTTAGAGCAGGTAGCAAGAACTACTTCGGATTTACAGGATCTAGTTATGAAAATAAGAATGCTACCATTAGAAGTGGTTTTCAGTAGATTTCCAAGAATGATAAGAGACCTTTCAGTAGAGTTAAACAGAGAAATGGAACTTATAATTGAGGGCCAGGAAACTGAACTGGATAGAACAGTTATAGATGAAATAGGAGAGCCTCTTATACATCTTTTAAGAAATGCTGCGGATCATGGAATTGAAGATAAGGAAGAGAGAATAAAAAAAGGTAAAGATCCTGTTGGTAAAATAAAACTTGTAGCATATCAAGAAGGTACTAAGGCTGTTATAAAAGTTAGTGATGATGGAAAGGGTTTAGATCCTGAAAAAATAAAGCAAAAAGCTGAAAAATTAGGTATAAATACAGAGGGTATGACTGATACAGATATTAACAATTTAATATTTATGCAGGGATTTAGTACTAATGAGGAAGTTACAGATATATCAGGAAGAGGAGTTGGTATGGATGTAGTAAAGACAAAAATATCCTCATTAGGTGGAACATTAGATTTAGTTAGTGAAATTGACAAGGGAACTACTTTTATTATAACATTACCTTTGACACTTCAAATAATACAAGCTCTTCTTGTGAAAGTTGGAGATGAGAACATGGCTATATCTCTTGGATATATAGATAGAGTTATAGATTATCATGAAGAAAAGGTTAAAAAGAGTAATAATAAAGAAGTGATAATATACAGTGATAAGGTAATACCTTTAGTAAGAGTAAATGAAAAATTAGGAATGCCATGTAAACAAGAAGGTAAAAAGTATATAATAATAGTTAGAGTAGGAGAAAAAACTTCAGGACTTTTAGTTGATTCTCTTCTTGGACAACAAGAAATAGTTATAAAACCTCTAGGAAAAACTTTACAATCATTAAAGGAATATATTGGAGCTACTATTTTAGGAGGAAAGGTTACTTTAATATTAGATGTTTCCTCACTAGTGTAA
- a CDS encoding chemotaxis protein CheC: MSYLDLNDLQLDALKEIVNIGTGNAATALAQLLNIKVNMSVPAINVIPFDEIFNNIGGEEVVIGVLVRVLGDTPGNILFVMEKDVAMKIINKLLDGNEKEISEMGNSVLCEIGNIMCSAYMNSIARFTNMVIMPSVPAVTYDMLGAILSTTFIESGQFNEYVLDIETLFSQNDEMINGHFYYIPMPGSLEKILNSIGIK, translated from the coding sequence ATGAGTTATTTGGATTTAAACGATTTACAGCTGGATGCATTAAAGGAAATAGTGAATATTGGAACTGGTAATGCAGCTACAGCGTTGGCTCAGCTTTTAAACATAAAAGTCAATATGTCAGTTCCTGCAATAAATGTTATCCCTTTTGATGAAATATTTAATAATATTGGAGGGGAAGAAGTTGTAATAGGTGTCTTGGTCAGGGTATTAGGTGATACGCCGGGAAATATACTATTTGTTATGGAAAAAGATGTAGCTATGAAAATTATAAACAAGCTATTAGATGGAAATGAGAAAGAAATAAGTGAAATGGGAAATTCTGTTTTATGTGAAATAGGAAATATAATGTGCAGTGCTTATATGAATTCCATAGCTAGGTTTACTAACATGGTTATAATGCCATCTGTACCAGCAGTTACCTATGATATGCTTGGAGCAATACTGTCTACAACATTTATTGAGTCTGGTCAATTTAATGAGTATGTTCTAGACATCGAGACTTTATTTAGTCAAAATGATGAAATGATAAATGGGCATTTTTACTATATACCGATGCCTGGTTCATTGGAAAAAATATTAAATTCTATAGGAATAAAATAG
- a CDS encoding response regulator: protein MSSKVLIVDDAAFMRMMIKDILEKNGFEVVGEANNGIKAVEIYKAEKPDVVTMDITMPDMDGIEAVKAIKSIDPAAKVIMCSAMGQQTMVMDAIKAGAKDFIVKPFQADRVLEAIKKVLG, encoded by the coding sequence ATGAGTTCAAAAGTTTTAATAGTTGATGATGCTGCTTTTATGAGAATGATGATCAAAGATATATTAGAGAAAAATGGATTTGAAGTAGTAGGAGAAGCAAACAATGGTATAAAAGCTGTAGAAATATATAAGGCTGAAAAACCAGATGTAGTAACTATGGACATAACTATGCCAGATATGGATGGAATTGAAGCAGTAAAAGCTATAAAGAGCATAGACCCAGCGGCAAAAGTAATAATGTGCAGTGCCATGGGACAACAGACCATGGTAATGGATGCTATAAAAGCAGGTGCAAAGGATTTTATAGTAAAACCATTTCAAGCAGACAGAGTACTTGAAGCTATTAAAAAAGTACTTGGTTAG